A single region of the Triplophysa dalaica isolate WHDGS20190420 chromosome 15, ASM1584641v1, whole genome shotgun sequence genome encodes:
- the slc35f4 gene encoding solute carrier family 35 member F4 isoform X2 has translation MKKHSARVAPLSSYSTQVLTCPISEGEDGSESHAETPVSETSGDGSAYQTCATTVLKVLGGLLVVLCVSSSWVGTTQVVQLTYKSFSCPFFITWFSTNWNILSFALYYSGHVATTREKQTPIQKFRECSRLFGEEGMSLRVLLKRTAPFSILWTLTNYLYLLALRKLTATDVSALYCCHKAFVFLLSWIVLKDRFMGVRIVAAIMAITGIVMMAYADGFHGDSFMGVAFAVGSASTSALYKVLFKMFLGSANLGEAAHFFSTMGFFNLIFISCVPLILYFTKVEHWGSLSSLPWGYLCGVASLWLVFNILVNVGVVLTYPILISIGTLLSVPGNAAIDVLKHEVIFSVVRLAATCIICLGFLLLLLPEEWDTVTVRFLTTLADKKPEENGEELTESSVQTRSRSRANGAVSIPMA, from the exons ATGAAGAAACACTCAGCCAGAGTGGCCCCTCTCAGCTCATATAGCACCCAGGTGCTCACCTGCCCCATCTCTGAAG GAGAAGATGGTTCAGAGTCACACGCAGAGACTCCAGTCAGTGAAACCAGTGGTGATGGATCTGCATATCAGACCTGCGCCACCACAGTCCTGAAGGTGCTGGGTGGCCTTCTTGTGGTTCTGTGTGTCTCCTCGTCCTGGGTGGGTACAACGCAAGTGGTCCAGCTGACATATAAGTCCTTTTCCTGTCCCTTTTTCATCACCTGGTTCAGCACCAACTGGAACATCCTCTCCTTTGCCCTCTACTACTCTGGGCACGTGGCCACCACCAGAGAGAAACAGACGCCCATTCAAAAATTCAG GGAATGTAGTCGGCTGTTTGGAGAGGAAGGCATGTCTCTTAGGGTCCTTCTGAAGCGAACAGCACCTTTCTCCATCTTATGGACGTTGACTAACTACCTGTACCTCCTGGCGCTGAGAAAACTAACCGCTACGGATGTCTCAGCACTCTACTGCTGCCACAAAGCCTTTGTCTTCCTGCTTTCATGGATCGTCCTCAAAGATCGTTTCATGGGTGTACGG ATTGTGGCTGCCATTATGGCAATCACAGGCATTGTCATGATGGCATATGCTGATGGTTTCCATGGGGATTCATTCATGGGTGTGGCCTTTGCAGTTGGCTCCGCCTCCACCTCAGCGCTCTACAAG GTGCTGTTTAAGATGTTCCTTGGCAGTGCCAATTTGGGCGAGGCAGCTCATTTCTTTTCCACGATGGGATTCTTCAACCTCATTTTCATCTCCTGCGTTCCTTTGATTCTCTACTTCACCAAAGTGGAGCACTGGGGTTCCCTGTCCTCCTTGCCATGGGGTTACCTTTGTGGGGTGGCCAGCCTCTGGCTAG TTTTCAACATCCTGGTCAATGTAGGAGTGGTGCTCACATATCCTATACTCATATCCATTGGGACGTTACTCAGTGTTCCAGGCAATGCAG CCATTGATGTGCTGAAGCATGAGGTCATCTTCAGTGTTGTGCGTCTGGCTGCCACCTGCATCATCTGCCTGGGTTTCCTGCTGCTTCTGCTCCCTGAAGAGTGGGATACGGTCACCGTGCGCTTCCTCACAACCCTGGCAGACAAGAAACCAGAGGAGAACGGTGAGGAACTCACAGAGTCCAGCGTCCAAACGCGCAGCCGGAGCAGAGCCAACGGAGCCGTATCAATCCCTATGGCATGA
- the LOC130436828 gene encoding uncharacterized protein LOC130436828 — translation MGNSNTRPKICQVAPSHDQAMEDERSLLPASKWMITTVQGTEMQEKGILGQRKSNYLPPLPGRQEVPLNVGLETGSQSVCDKTGDSIVKSHPPQPAKGWQPMASMNTFMAESKDMEWRDGPVQHNSTPSQGGHCGTNNTVQGHMKGLLLAQTMLSRQATKKRQTQQKCFRERRGRQKRVYTSEMEGNEVEDRQRVRLVSRPTERNIFWDESEGHILDVRDLLQPSPELIDPDSENGMKIKPQTDRGFESEVEDWKFEGPVMKSCRKSLCKTHLDRGLTESVQRSCDLPWLQDWREFEEKHHASKNIQMDSKECAYGCYSVLCTKRCPEEWEIQK, via the exons ATGGGGAATAGCAACACCAGGCCAAAGATTTGCCAAGTTGCGCCATCTCATGATCAAGCAATGGAAGATGAGCGGTCTCTGCTTCCAGCCTCTAAGTGGATGATCACTACTGTTCAAGGCACAGAGATGCAAGAGAAAGGGATTCTGGGACAGAGGAAGTCCAACTATCTGCCTCCTCTGCCAGGAAGACAGGAAGTGCCTCTCAATGTTGGTTTAGAGACAG GATCTCAGAGTGTCTGTGATAAAACTGGTGACAGTATTGTAAAGTCTCACCCACCACAACCAGCAAAG GGATGGCAACCAATGGCCTCAATGAATACATTCATGGCAGAGTCTAAG GACATGGAATGGAGAGATGGGCCTGTCCAACACAATTCCACTCCCAGCCAGGGAGGGCACTGTGGGACCAACAACACAGTACAG GGACACATGAAAGGTCTCCTCCTGGCACAGACGATGCTCAGTCGCCAAGCAACCAAGAAGCGGCAGACTCAACAGAAGTGCTTTAGAGAAAGAAGGGGGAGGCAGAAGAGGGTCTACACCTCTGAAA TGGAAGGAAATGAAGTGGAGGATAGGCAGAGAGTCCGGCTTGTGTCCAGGCCAACAGAAAGAAACATCTTCTGGGATGAGTCTGAGGGACACATTCTGGATGTGAGGGACCTGCTGCAGCCAAGTCCAGAGCTGATAGATCCAGACTCTGAAAACGGGATGAAAATCAAACCACAAACGGATCGTGGATTTGAGTCTGAGGTTGAAGACTGGAAATTTGAAGGTCCAGTGATGAAAAGCTGTAGGAAATCCCTCTGCAAAACACATCTAGACAGAGGTTTGACGGAATCTGTTCAAAGGTCTTGTGACTTACCTTGGCTTCAAGACTGGAGGGaatttgaagaaaaacatcatGCATCTAAGAATATACAAATGGACAGCAAAGAATGTGCTTATGGATGTTACTCTGTGTTATGTACAAAAAGATGTCCAGAAGAATGGGAAATtcaaaaataa
- the naa30 gene encoding N-alpha-acetyltransferase 30: MAEVPPGPNALPSSPSEIKSLPVDGCTFLGKDGGLDIITPGPGPHQHGNDHKTIVKSNQNNVHPNASCAQFHSAQLNGIQCNHTPLQNHVQHRASDNQTGAYDHHSGGSGETQGDHTNKNNLTRKKRCSDISHSQSPPNNGINCTDSMAITESGSCQSHNDVSNVSRTGLIDQGRAVMVGGELGPGPQGAGVEQAAATDSSPVAEMSRLALEEHDESIRYVRYESELQMPDIIRLITKDLSEPYSIYTYRYFIHNWPQLCFLAMVEKDCVGAIVCKLDMHKKMFRRGYIAMLAVDSKFRRKSIGTNLVKKAIYAMVEGDCDEVVLETEITNKSALKLYENLGFVRDKRLFRYYLNGVDALRLKLWLR, translated from the exons ATGGCTGAAGTGCCGCCTGGGCCTAACGCACTGCCTTCATCCCCGAGCGAGATCAAATCACTGCCCGTGGACGGGTGCACCTTCCTGGGCAAGGATGGGGGTCTGGACATCATCACCCCCGGCCCGGGACCACACCAGCACGGCAACGACCATAAAACGATCGTTAAATCAAACCAGAACAACGTGCACCCCAACGCGTCATGCGCCCAGTTCCACTCAGCCCAGCTGAACGGGATCCAGTGTAACCACACTCCCCTCCAGAACCACGTCCAGCACCGGGCGTCCGACAATCAAACCGGCGCTTATGATCATCATTCGGGTGGCTCCGGTGAAACGCAAGGCGATCACAcgaataaaaacaatttaacgAGGAAGAAACGTTGTAGCGATATATCACATTCCCAATCGCCGCCGAACAACGGGATAAACTGCACTGATAGTATGGCTATAACGGAAAGCGGTTCTTGTCAGTCGCATAATGATGTAAGTAACGTTAGCAGGACTGGCTTGATAGATCAGGGTCGAGCGGTCATGGTCGGGGGCGAGCTAGGCCCGGGCCCGCAGGGCGCTGGAGTAGAGCAGGCGGCGGCGACTGACAGTTCCCCGGTGGCGGAGATGTCGAGGCTCGCGCTCGAGGAGCACGACGAGTCTATCAGATACGTGAGATACGAGTCTGAGCTACAGATGCCTGATATTATCCGCCTCATAACTAAAGACTTGTCTGAGCCCTACTCCATATACACCTATAGGTACTTTATTCACAACTGGCCTCAGCTCTGCTTTCTG GCCATGGTGGAGAAAGACTGTGTTGGTGCCATTGTATGTAAGCTAGACATGCATAAGAAGATGTTCCGTCGGGGATACATTGCCATGCTCGCTGTGGACTCCAAGTTTCGCAGGAAAAGCATTG GAACCAACCTGGTGAAAAAGGCCATCTATGCCATGGTAGAGGGAGATTGTGATGAG gTTGTTCTTGAGACAGAGATCACCAACAAATCAGCCCTGAAGCTCTATGAGAATCTGGGCTTTGTCAGGGACAAGCGGCTgtttagatattatttaaacGGAGTGGACGCACTTCGGCTCAAACTCTGGCTTCGCTAA